In Nymphalis io chromosome 9, ilAglIoxx1.1, whole genome shotgun sequence, the genomic window GTTAAGGTCGAAATACTAGACTgtatatctaaattattattttttttttttataaaaaacaataataatccgTAACATTATTCATTTGTAGAGTGATTCAGTAAATTGCGAGAGTACTGGCATCCGAGTAAAATTGCGGGCTTTGCTGGTAGCTCTTTTAGGAGTGTCGATGTCAGCTTGCGCATTTGCATCGCAGCCTGTCGAACTGGAACTCGACGATGATGAAGTTAACCAAAGACTAAATAATGTTAGCTTTGCAAGGCGGTAGGTGATATTTTtatccaattatttttttaaataatagtggCACATCCATTATTTGTTTACCTGTTAGAGCATATAGGCTCACGGACCGGATTACTATAAAacatatgtaggtattttttaatGGGAAGGTCTTCATATAATCCACTTTGTGTAATTCACTACTAGACAGCGCTACAACACATCAATATATATACCATGCAACTGATTGTCATGGTAATTGAGTTTTGCTTTAAAGAAAGCGAAATTAAATCAagaaattgattaatttttggAACATTTAAACGATTTTTCATGTACCCTTTGACATACTTTCAAGTATCACccgtttataaaaaatactaaaaatgtatcaaaatgacaccttatatattatatttagaaacgGTTAAGGAAATAATCAAAAAGATGGGTTATAACAACGATTATCATTCtattaatgtaatgttttcATCAAGACTGAATTGTCACTTGACATGGATTTAAGGTGCTAAAATAAGTAAAGCAATTGATTAAATTGATCTTATAACGTGTGGTGGAGAAAAATTGCTAAATATATGAATAGTCGTTTATCTGAATTACTATAGTGAAAATTTCATTGTTTAGTATTACAAAACCTACAATCCGGCTTGTAATGGGATACGGAAAACTTAGCGCGTTCGTCACAGCTTGCACTTCGCTTTTACTACTCATCGCTGTTATGTCCAAGGTACACATGTAGATAGCGACACAAGAATTTGACACAAAATGTCagatttttgttaaattgtaaCTTAAATATGAATTTGTTCATATGCCAACCTTCAGCCAACgggatattttttatgtatgtctGAAGAGCTTCATAATAATTTCTAGCTTTTTTTCCGACTTTCTTCTATAGGTTGCTAGAATAAATCTGTAAAggcgctttaaaaaaaaattaaattttaagaaaaattgcTGAAAACAAGTTGATTTCTTCAAAGTTTTGAATTGTGTGGTTTTTAGAAGTAGCGGTAGTAGCGGATAGTATAAAAACGCctgattaaatacaaaaataagtaaCGAATAAATTAGTTAACGATTGCCATGTCTCATTAGCAATCATGGTGGCGACGTGGTGCCAGATGGTTAGCGGCACCTGCATTGCTGGTTGCTGCATTAGAAGCGGCTTCAGATGCTAGTGACGCATTGTTAGCAGCAATGTTGCGAGGGTCGGCTGAGCCAGCTTTGGTCGCTGGACAAACTGCCGCTGCTTGCCTCCTGATCACTGTTGAGATCCTTGTCtggttatcattattttaatacatatacaatatctctttataattatatataaagaaaatatgtagTACTCGCATTTGTGTATTCAGCAATTTGCAATGGAAAATTATGGTGaaataagtaacaaaatttCAGATACAGCTGTtactttatgaaataaaatcaacatagaCAGAGTCGAAGGCACGATTAATTGCTTTTGAGCATTGtgctatataattattcttcgagtaattaatttatattaagtataatgtttcttttttctatttattaactttGTCCTTCGAAGGAGCTGACGAGCATTTCGTTAGGTATACATATAATTTGGTAATTTTTCATTATGATTTGGATAAAAATTCAGAGCGATACGAATCATTTAggtcttattaaattaagtctttcgtatacaaaaaatacttcttTGTCCATCTGTTTTTAtagtatactttaattattatcacttttAAGTAATACTAGTTGACTAGAATATAGATTTGTTCATCAGCTTCCTTGtaagatgtatttattttttacaggtACTTTATTGCTAAGTTTTTTGAATTTAACCCAGCAATATCCTTGCCACCTCCTAAGGAATCTTTACTAAAACCTGCGATTACTTACCAGCAATAAAGTAATATAGTTACATACTTATAGGTTTCAAACCATGTATTCTCCGATAccatataatagttataaaacaTTGCTGAAAAATGATACTGGtattttcatttacaataataacaataaataactacATCATATGATAGGTCTAACTGATAGCGAGTTATTAACATCACATTATTCGTCACATTTCCGCCGCATTGGAAAAGTACTCCCTCAGAAACAGTTGAAAAATGACAAACTGAAAATTCGAAAAAGTAAACAGAACAACTTTTTAGGCAAAACTACCAATTGGATATATGATGGAATGAACTTAACCGGTCTTgaaaaatgtaatgaaaaagTTATTAGTTAGCTAACCATACAgcatacatgtttaatatatatgtatacagggattaaattaaaagaaagtttTGTGaattgtactttatttatatttgaaatacatatttatataaaatttgttagtataatatattaactatataataatagttgagTGCAATATTGAAGGCACTAGAAAATTACAtgtttgcatatattttaatcattaaaacgattctaaatataataatcagaatGGTTCCAACGATATCACAGTGCTTCTTAATGGACACTAAGCTAACTTTTGTCGTTTGTTATACATTTgatgctaaattaaaaataataattaatatgtgcTTAATTCTTCGAAGTTAAATTTGGAACAGCTActattacctttttttatatcattaatcaTTTGCGTCGGATGTAAATGTATTCATCTAATCGCACCCGAGCTGCgcggttgaataagctccataagagaggagaccttagcccagcagcgggaaaTTTAGATtgtaacttaaatttattaactaactGCTAATAAAAAGATcgtataagttaaaataaatacgtaatataGACATGCGTGTACACTATGCATGcacgaaattatatatttgtatattatgtataggtTTCAACTAAGCCAAGACAAGTTCAACCAACCGAAACCAAAATaagaaagtattataataaaaaaaaaacttattccatttagtatatgaaaatattatttgtcactAGTACCAAAGTCGAAATCTGGTCGAGTGGAAATAGcttgaaaattaatttgcatagtttatttgaaacaaaccATAATTAAAAAGGAACTAGCTCAGATTTTAGCTGCTTTTCAGTTGCCTaccaaaaatttataaacaaatattgaaatactacattttttatttagataatccATTACCAGTACACTGTTTACACATAGAAAAGTATAAGTTCAATAAAACCTCCacagattttatattttcatattacccAAActcataaaaacatattatcaaAATTACGTAGCTTTGTTAtataatcgttatatttttctaaattttcttacaaattaatattgatcAAAATTTGCTTTGATACTTTGTACAATTTAACTAACTCAATAAATAGGGCCTTTGgataagaaatttaaaagaataatttaaaaatacgaaaatgtTCCtcatttatagatattttttcatgtttttttaatctataaaaaaacatattttttttgtatggtaTTTGGCACATGGTACCGCATATGCCATAtaccatacaaaaaaaaaatggtttagtCTAGTACAAACTCATCTCTAATTAAATCTTTACTTAGaactgataaattttatttataaaaaattgtcaaaatgaCATGAATGAAACTAATACAACAGATTAAAATTAACTAACGATAAAAAAATGAGCTCTTGGgcatttaattatcttttaaaataaattgaagcacattttaacaaaatacaaattacatgATTATATCAATAGCATGCTTACCTTATCTAAtgattaaatactaaaattaattagaaatattcaATGCTGATATGTAtatgatacaattttaaattgataaaaaatagcaatttcGAAAGCacctaatttaatatttttggctTAATAAAAGGACTCATTTATATAGTAACTCTCtcacagtatatttttttttttttttatattcgccggaagggcaaatgactctactccacctgttggtaagtggtagtagagtccaaacgcgaaacgaaattaaattattttaaacgtatatatctatatataactcCAATGTCAAGAGAAGTTACTTCttatatataagcaactttgaattAATATCATTGgtagatacataaataatttatgatttaattatatattcgcaataaacttttacttttaaagtttcaaCAACGAagctattaaagtaaaattaaagtggatataaatagttaagtgcAATAGTTTGTATTAGAAATATTTGAAGTATTGTTTGTAGAAAATTGTATAGCAGAGCtcttactaaatatatttgaatatgtagATATAAGTTTTGTTAACTTTTCTTCTCTTATCATTGGAATATTGTATATGGCTATGTATAAAGTGCGTTTGATTTGTACATAAGGCCATCAAGCAAACCGAACTCCATCACATACGGAACATGTGACACGTTTCTTGTTTGGGAACTCTTGTGTCCTTTCAATTATTTTCTCTTCGATCCAATCCATAAAATGATTCTTCAATTTCAATATAGTTTCCTGACGGACTTTGCCCTCTTGAAAAAATTCTCGAAGAACTATTACTATACCATTATCAGTGTTTCGGTAAGAGCCCATCGGTCTTTCCTCTTTAAGATAATTGAAAACGAATTTAACTATTTGCACTATCAGATCTTCTTCGGGGCTCAAAATTCTTAATCTTGCAATCTCATGAGGCATCATCTTCGATAAAACATTGAATGAAACCGTCATCAAATTAGCATAGAGCTCTTGGCTAAGATTTTCAAGTAGAAGGGCAATGTTTTCGGCTCCTGATGCACTCACCCTGACTAGCAATGTACCGATTCGTAAAACTTCACCCGGATGTATACCAACTAAGAGACCATTTTCTTCTTCTCTATCTACATAAGTGACAGCCGTTGTTGAAGGTGCAATACGTGTTGGAGCATTAGGCATGTCAAGATTAGCTGGTCCGATTGAAGAGAACAGCTGTGTCCTTCCCTCTGGACCCATATTATACAATTCGGATGGATTGAATTTGTGTACTGCGTTGAGATTAACTTGTCCATCAGCTGTCATGGATATTCTAAGTTTGTGCTggtttaaatctttattaattttgagtACATCAGCAAAATACTGATCTTTGTTAGCAATGTTTTGGATGCCCCTTATCACTTCCGTATTGCCTTGTATTGCTCCTTGAATTCTTCGTGTCTCAGCATTGATTTTATCGAAAATTTTTCTgtaatgtttcattaaaattgaaaaacataTCAATTGAGGCTTGACATTCgaatttaaaacaagttttagCCTGATGGAAGGCTATTGTGCAGGCCTGGCCAGGCAGtgtcagggtaggtaccaccgacttattaattatattaatctactggccaaaaaatatttctttttcagtatatattatttacttaagagGTAATAACATCTTAAATGCCTTGGTTAATATATATTGGAGACATGTAGATCTCTTtggctaataataataagacttaCCGATGCTTGTTACTTCTTAAATTGGAACGATATTCATTAATAGTTTTAGCTTGAGCATCTTCTATAATATTCTGCGCAGTGCGATTAGAAACGACAGCATGACAGAAGAATAAAGTGGCACTTGTGAACTGGAAGAGTTCTAGTTTCGTTGGTGTTTCGCCATGTTTGTgatactgtaaaaaatatataattaattatgtaattattacgaATTTTAAAACAATCTATTAATTGCAGATATCTCATAAAATCTGGCtggtaaaaaacataaaataagaacACTCTTttgaagaaaattatattttaatttataagcttTAGCAACAGTAACAAATTAAATGTGATAACTCACTTTTAGTATGATATGCACTAAGCTGTGGATAACGCCAGCGCCTCCAGTCACCAAGTTAGCGTGACGAAGGATTTCAACTGATGCAGCTAAGACTTGACCTGTCTATAAAACAAAGagtagatattaaaaatttgtcagCTTTGTTGTACTTATCGTTGGTAATACCACCAGATAAACTAGTCAATAACATACCTATGCGACTAAACTTTACTGGttacttatttaatgttaaaatgttttagctatgagattatatatatgttttgtctgttaattttattgattgtgTAGTTATTATTGGTGGAAACTTGGCtgatgtatgttttattttatattaatatgctacAAGTGTCATTTCAtgattcctttaaaaaaatttattaaataacactaAACCTACCAATGGTCCAATGACTGCTTCTGAAACTTTAATCAAAATTTCTATATAACTGCTTTTAttctttatcatataattaattaataaggcaTCTTATCGAAAAAAGGTGTGTCAAGTTCAATGGACAACATTTGTTTATAATCaccttattttttgtttcaataaaacatgTAATTCTTTTTATGTCAGTCAAAATACtttggatttgttttttattaatattatatataataatgtaatatttaattacattatttgtttgaaaaagatAGGATAATTAACTGAGTAGCCTTGgcgaagtctgtgattttatttagtattagaCAATAAATCCTAAACAACAttcaacttaaaatttaattgaattatggtCGAAATCCGACCACTGGGCGACCACTGGGCGACCACTGGGCGATCACTATGATGTCATGCGTGACTTTACGTGTATGCAACAAAGTAAACAGCATAgtgttaaaaattttattttttttaaattatatacataacgtcattaattatttgataaattaatattactttgttcatcatttaattttgtgattatcGTCAGATAAAGTTGAaactatatttactttttaaaatcctaatataaataaaaacaccagAAAAAGGCAATGATTGAATTAACACAAGTTAAATAAACATGTATTCAGTTctcaaataatatatctattgaTCTTGATAAAGTaacataattgaatatatataattcggaCCGGTTGGATAACAATTAGGTTGTATAAATAGGGGGTAAAAAAATGGAACTTACTTTAGTCATATTTGTACCCGCTGCTGCTGATTTAGATAGTAAGCCACTAGCAGCTCCAGCAGCAAGCCCAACACTGGAAGCTGCTATATTGAGCCAACTGCCACGTGCCTCTGGATCCGTAGGACTGATAGTCTAAAATTTGATATGCACAGTATAATATTTCTGTGTTATCTAGAAGAATCATCAATGTTTGTTAAATTTAGTATTGGTTTTTCGcaaattagttaataaaaataaagtttttaaattacatttaggtttctataaattaataaaaatataaacagcagattatgttaaaattcagatattttaaaattgctttcaaaaaattataagtttttatatatttaagcgaagttaaacaattaatttaagcgGATGTAATAATTCTGGCACCCGAGCACTTATGTAttacttagtattttatatttacatatttttggaataaataattttgaatatagatttgctattttttatctatttgtaacaaaaaatggTATTCTTATGCCGGTTGACTGCCGGTTCACAATTCTTTTGAGGTTtgcttttgtttaaatttttccaactctactatttttatttgcctcattaaatatttaatttattgttagtcTTTTAGGGTAAAAAAGAATATGTAGGAATTCTTAATCACTTCCATGCCCACAGTTTCC contains:
- the LOC126770513 gene encoding uncharacterized protein LOC126770513 isoform X1; the encoded protein is MAENDENMLLALEQSQLQLEQTMSGGNNNSGELILSPVQIQQEYFENLPDYDWVKYDYGHRKYLLQNIAFALFGAPSSEGDLSILNNVEGTQLEGYTSRQKEQVMKIYETLCKQSKYAQNDTDILMSVILIVCANPKPVKFYKIEPSNHWVDLHLRNDVNIWCTPVFCVRKCIPTTINAKPCKVFIDEDARVYHNWTSYLNNNTLPKCVIIAPENGVYQGEIIHGEELVSVKLTVTPSPSLGLKSRVLSSVDTASTVASLGAIGVLGVSALTPIGPAVIVGATVATVATGIYGLVRSSLHLHDRNVHEQTISPTDPEARGSWLNIAASSVGLAAGAASGLLSKSAAAGTNMTKTGQVLAASVEILRHANLVTGGAGVIHSLVHIILKYHKHGETPTKLELFQFTSATLFFCHAVVSNRTAQNIIEDAQAKTINEYRSNLRSNKHRKIFDKINAETRRIQGAIQGNTEVIRGIQNIANKDQYFADVLKINKDLNQHKLRISMTADGQVNLNAVHKFNPSELYNMGPEGRTQLFSSIGPANLDMPNAPTRIAPSTTAVTYVDREEENGLLVGIHPGEVLRIGTLLVRVSASGAENIALLLENLSQELYANLMTVSFNVLSKMMPHEIARLRILSPEEDLIVQIVKFVFNYLKEERPMGSYRNTDNGIVIVLREFFQEGKVRQETILKLKNHFMDWIEEKIIERTQEFPNKKRVTCSVCDGVRFA
- the LOC126770626 gene encoding uncharacterized protein LOC126770626 isoform X3, which codes for MDTESSTHFLENIRLKHENVKNPSDSVNCESTGIRVKLRALLVALLGVSMSACAFASQPVELELDDDEVNQRLNNVSFARRITKPTIRLVMGYGKLSAFVTACTSLLLLIAVMSKQSWWRRGARWLAAPALLVAALEAASDASDALLAAMLRGSAEPALVAGQTAAACLLITVEILVLYC
- the LOC126770513 gene encoding uncharacterized protein LOC126770513 isoform X2, encoding MDAFNSLEQSQLQLEQTMSGGNNNSGELILSPVQIQQEYFENLPDYDWVKYDYGHRKYLLQNIAFALFGAPSSEGDLSILNNVEGTQLEGYTSRQKEQVMKIYETLCKQSKYAQNDTDILMSVILIVCANPKPVKFYKIEPSNHWVDLHLRNDVNIWCTPVFCVRKCIPTTINAKPCKVFIDEDARVYHNWTSYLNNNTLPKCVIIAPENGVYQGEIIHGEELVSVKLTVTPSPSLGLKSRVLSSVDTASTVASLGAIGVLGVSALTPIGPAVIVGATVATVATGIYGLVRSSLHLHDRNVHEQTISPTDPEARGSWLNIAASSVGLAAGAASGLLSKSAAAGTNMTKTGQVLAASVEILRHANLVTGGAGVIHSLVHIILKYHKHGETPTKLELFQFTSATLFFCHAVVSNRTAQNIIEDAQAKTINEYRSNLRSNKHRKIFDKINAETRRIQGAIQGNTEVIRGIQNIANKDQYFADVLKINKDLNQHKLRISMTADGQVNLNAVHKFNPSELYNMGPEGRTQLFSSIGPANLDMPNAPTRIAPSTTAVTYVDREEENGLLVGIHPGEVLRIGTLLVRVSASGAENIALLLENLSQELYANLMTVSFNVLSKMMPHEIARLRILSPEEDLIVQIVKFVFNYLKEERPMGSYRNTDNGIVIVLREFFQEGKVRQETILKLKNHFMDWIEEKIIERTQEFPNKKRVTCSVCDGVRFA
- the LOC126770626 gene encoding uncharacterized protein LOC126770626 isoform X2, with translation MDTESSTHFLENIRLKHENVKNPSDSVNCESTGIRVKLRALLVALLGVSMSACAFASQPVELELDDDEVNQRLNNVSFARRITKPTIRLVMGYGKLSAFVTACTSLLLLIAVMSKQSWWRRGARWLAAPALLVAALEAASDASDALLAAMLRGSAEPALVAGQTAAACLLITVEILVWYFIAKFFEFNPAISLPPPKESLLKPAITYQQ
- the LOC126770626 gene encoding uncharacterized protein LOC126770626 isoform X1, coding for MKLPFNIILRPILKTYFKRSKFFCQHYTFSVSVPYTYIYSTLGLFINVHHLKKHLGEIPLIDQVSEESNNINRNEMLIHDLKIIAISMGLVQYTCLLFGCFTSDSVNCESTGIRVKLRALLVALLGVSMSACAFASQPVELELDDDEVNQRLNNVSFARRITKPTIRLVMGYGKLSAFVTACTSLLLLIAVMSKQSWWRRGARWLAAPALLVAALEAASDASDALLAAMLRGSAEPALVAGQTAAACLLITVEILVWYFIAKFFEFNPAISLPPPKESLLKPAITYQQ
- the LOC126770513 gene encoding uncharacterized protein LOC126770513 isoform X3 produces the protein MSGGNNNSGELILSPVQIQQEYFENLPDYDWVKYDYGHRKYLLQNIAFALFGAPSSEGDLSILNNVEGTQLEGYTSRQKEQVMKIYETLCKQSKYAQNDTDILMSVILIVCANPKPVKFYKIEPSNHWVDLHLRNDVNIWCTPVFCVRKCIPTTINAKPCKVFIDEDARVYHNWTSYLNNNTLPKCVIIAPENGVYQGEIIHGEELVSVKLTVTPSPSLGLKSRVLSSVDTASTVASLGAIGVLGVSALTPIGPAVIVGATVATVATGIYGLVRSSLHLHDRNVHEQTISPTDPEARGSWLNIAASSVGLAAGAASGLLSKSAAAGTNMTKTGQVLAASVEILRHANLVTGGAGVIHSLVHIILKYHKHGETPTKLELFQFTSATLFFCHAVVSNRTAQNIIEDAQAKTINEYRSNLRSNKHRKIFDKINAETRRIQGAIQGNTEVIRGIQNIANKDQYFADVLKINKDLNQHKLRISMTADGQVNLNAVHKFNPSELYNMGPEGRTQLFSSIGPANLDMPNAPTRIAPSTTAVTYVDREEENGLLVGIHPGEVLRIGTLLVRVSASGAENIALLLENLSQELYANLMTVSFNVLSKMMPHEIARLRILSPEEDLIVQIVKFVFNYLKEERPMGSYRNTDNGIVIVLREFFQEGKVRQETILKLKNHFMDWIEEKIIERTQEFPNKKRVTCSVCDGVRFA